The Acidimicrobiales bacterium genome has a window encoding:
- a CDS encoding IS1634 family transposase, with protein sequence MYLRTISRRNRDGSVVRYCQLAHNTWDSTRQQARAEVVYSFGREDELDREALKRLVRSISRFLDPADALEASASGELSFVASRPFGGAYVLDELWRKLEIPRAIAKAASGRRLSASVERLLFCLVCNRALAPSSKLAALEWAASDVALPGISGVGTDPQVFYRAMDFLLDATEAIQREVFFAVANLFNVEVDVILFDTTSTYFEIDDTDDFRRFGHSKDHRGDRPQVVIGLAVTKDGIPVRCWSFAGNASDTVVIRQVHDELGSWKLHRVLWIGDRGFSSEENRTYLQRGGGHVLLGEKLRQGNANHEALARPGRFKTIDDRLEVKEVVVGDGPARRRFVVAKDPAEAERDRQRRDEAIARLEEELQAIEKKKGDARLAAEGELLCHPTLKRYLTRRSGRLVIDKAKVRAEAHLDGKFLLSCTDDALSASDMARLYKSLLEVEASWRDLKQVIELRPIYHRKEDRIRAHVTLCFLALMLVRVIERATGDTWRNVRRELERMHLGEFSGPAGRVVQRTETTPRQREILSALELREPPLLVEHETAPRPRRRTAGPA encoded by the coding sequence ATGTACCTGCGGACGATCTCCCGCCGGAACCGAGACGGTTCGGTGGTCCGCTACTGCCAGCTCGCCCACAACACCTGGGACTCCACCCGCCAGCAGGCACGCGCCGAGGTCGTCTACTCCTTCGGGCGTGAAGACGAGCTCGACCGCGAGGCGCTCAAGCGGCTCGTGCGCTCGATCTCGAGGTTCTTGGACCCCGCCGACGCCCTCGAGGCGAGCGCGTCGGGTGAGCTGTCGTTCGTCGCATCTCGGCCCTTCGGCGGCGCCTACGTGCTCGATGAGCTGTGGCGCAAGCTCGAGATCCCCCGCGCCATCGCCAAGGCTGCCTCGGGCAGGCGGCTGTCGGCATCGGTCGAGCGCCTCTTGTTCTGCCTCGTCTGTAACCGGGCCCTCGCCCCCTCCTCGAAGCTCGCCGCCTTGGAGTGGGCGGCAAGCGACGTGGCGCTGCCTGGCATCTCGGGCGTCGGCACCGACCCCCAGGTCTTCTACCGCGCCATGGACTTCCTCTTGGACGCCACAGAGGCGATCCAGCGCGAGGTGTTCTTTGCGGTCGCCAACCTCTTCAACGTAGAAGTCGACGTGATCCTCTTCGACACGACCTCCACCTACTTCGAGATCGACGACACCGATGACTTCCGCCGCTTCGGGCACTCAAAGGACCACAGAGGCGACCGGCCCCAGGTCGTGATCGGCCTGGCCGTCACCAAAGACGGCATCCCCGTCAGGTGCTGGAGCTTTGCGGGCAACGCCTCGGACACCGTCGTCATCCGCCAGGTCCACGACGAGCTCGGCTCCTGGAAGCTCCACCGGGTGCTTTGGATCGGCGACCGGGGGTTCAGCTCCGAGGAGAACCGCACCTACCTGCAGCGTGGGGGCGGCCACGTGCTTCTCGGCGAGAAGCTTCGCCAGGGCAACGCCAACCACGAGGCACTCGCCCGTCCCGGCCGCTTCAAGACGATCGACGATCGCCTCGAGGTGAAAGAGGTCGTGGTCGGCGACGGTCCGGCCCGCCGGCGCTTCGTCGTTGCCAAGGACCCGGCCGAGGCCGAGCGCGACCGCCAGCGCCGGGACGAGGCGATCGCCCGCCTCGAAGAAGAGCTCCAAGCGATCGAGAAGAAGAAAGGTGACGCGCGGCTCGCCGCAGAAGGTGAGCTCCTCTGCCATCCCACGCTGAAGCGCTACCTCACCCGCAGGTCCGGCCGCCTCGTCATCGACAAGGCAAAGGTCCGGGCCGAAGCCCACCTCGACGGCAAGTTCTTGCTGTCCTGCACCGACGACGCGCTCTCGGCCTCCGACATGGCCCGGCTCTACAAGTCGCTCCTCGAAGTCGAGGCGTCCTGGCGGGACCTGAAACAGGTGATCGAGCTGCGCCCGATCTACCACCGCAAGGAGGACCGGATCCGAGCGCACGTGACCTTGTGCTTCTTGGCGCTCATGTTGGTCCGCGTGATCGAGCGGGCAACGGGCGACACGTGGCGCAACGTCCGACGCGAGCTCGAGCGCATGCATCTCGGTGAGTTCTCAGGACCCGCAGGACGCGTCGTCCAGCGCACCGAGACCACGCCGCGCCAGCGCGAGATCCTGAGTGCCCTCGAGCTGCGCGAGCCGCCACTGC
- a CDS encoding cytochrome b N-terminal domain-containing protein — protein MVHAGSAALVGAVVNLNTPGTYLHWSVLVISVANLGVIGAMLLIFAGALLVRFPPGRQVEQVGDPEGPERAGRSGGDSAPSWTGRLRRLGVRLLPPDKLLPETQPSYVASWIYVFGVASLAALAVAIVSGLLIALGGVDWWHSNPGGHFFNSLHLWSVELFMAFMVIHLWGKFWMAAWRGQRGRTWMTGVLAFLASVVECFTGYLSQQNFDSQWIATNGKDAFNAAGVGGFWNVMNLGQMLLWHVVLMPLVLVGLVAVHILLVRYRGVVHPFPARAGRDALGQRSAEVRRPTRRELRAHDAASWRGPVRRYDLVKEAVAATVVVVLAAVALASLLSSPDKPQITLRQWASADPADFVATAASELAGTSFSATYGPPYNNGDGAVQGLGISWQRLAGILDPIDPQQMFVLDPLRAVAGHDRALRRALAAWGAASPAQQRSWAQAYATAAARRVTFATGGAPVVAPGSYGPVPELMAAELTLARDGGLDASLLARQPFYGTNFTKPLLCLADGSYYANQATAEHLQGNQWGVMNETGSYPGQPWLWLYQLWYHIPGIDTSANIDLIAIYLTGAATLLLLLVPFIPGLRDLPRLVPIHRLVWRHYYREAESLGERRPS, from the coding sequence GTGGTCCACGCGGGTTCTGCAGCGCTGGTCGGGGCCGTCGTGAACCTCAACACCCCGGGCACCTACCTGCACTGGTCCGTGCTTGTCATCTCCGTCGCGAACCTCGGGGTCATCGGCGCGATGCTCCTCATCTTCGCCGGCGCCCTGCTCGTGCGCTTCCCGCCGGGGCGCCAGGTCGAGCAGGTCGGCGACCCGGAAGGGCCCGAGCGAGCCGGTCGCTCGGGCGGGGACAGCGCGCCGTCGTGGACCGGCCGCCTCCGGCGGCTCGGGGTGCGCCTGCTCCCACCAGACAAGCTGCTCCCCGAGACGCAGCCCTCCTACGTCGCCTCCTGGATCTACGTCTTCGGCGTGGCGAGCCTCGCCGCCCTGGCGGTAGCGATCGTGTCGGGCCTGCTGATCGCGCTGGGCGGCGTCGACTGGTGGCACTCGAACCCGGGCGGGCACTTCTTCAACAGCCTGCACCTCTGGAGCGTCGAGCTCTTCATGGCCTTCATGGTCATCCACCTGTGGGGCAAGTTCTGGATGGCGGCCTGGCGCGGCCAGCGCGGGCGGACGTGGATGACCGGCGTCCTCGCCTTCCTCGCGTCGGTCGTGGAGTGCTTCACCGGCTACCTGTCCCAGCAGAACTTCGACTCGCAGTGGATCGCCACGAACGGCAAGGACGCCTTCAACGCTGCCGGCGTGGGTGGCTTCTGGAACGTGATGAACCTCGGCCAGATGCTCCTCTGGCACGTCGTCCTCATGCCGCTCGTCCTCGTCGGCCTCGTCGCCGTCCACATCCTCCTCGTCCGCTACCGGGGGGTCGTGCACCCGTTCCCCGCGCGCGCCGGGCGCGACGCGCTCGGTCAGCGCTCGGCCGAGGTGCGCCGGCCGACTCGACGCGAGCTCAGGGCCCACGACGCGGCATCCTGGCGCGGCCCGGTTCGCCGCTACGACCTCGTGAAGGAGGCCGTCGCCGCCACCGTCGTCGTCGTCCTCGCGGCCGTTGCTCTCGCCTCGCTGCTCTCCTCGCCGGACAAGCCCCAGATCACGCTGCGCCAGTGGGCGAGCGCAGACCCGGCCGACTTCGTGGCCACCGCCGCCTCCGAGCTCGCAGGTACCTCGTTCTCCGCGACGTACGGCCCGCCCTACAACAACGGCGATGGTGCCGTGCAGGGCCTCGGCATCTCCTGGCAGCGCCTCGCCGGCATCCTCGACCCGATCGACCCGCAGCAGATGTTCGTCCTCGACCCGCTGCGCGCCGTCGCCGGTCACGACCGGGCCCTGCGTCGCGCCCTCGCTGCCTGGGGTGCCGCCTCGCCCGCCCAGCAGCGGTCCTGGGCGCAGGCCTACGCGACAGCGGCTGCGAGGCGCGTCACCTTCGCGACCGGGGGCGCACCGGTCGTCGCGCCCGGCAGCTACGGGCCGGTGCCCGAGCTCATGGCGGCCGAGCTGACCCTCGCGCGCGACGGAGGCCTGGACGCCAGCCTCCTCGCTCGCCAGCCCTTCTACGGGACGAACTTCACGAAGCCGCTGCTCTGCCTCGCCGACGGCAGCTACTACGCCAACCAGGCGACCGCCGAGCACCTCCAGGGGAACCAGTGGGGCGTGATGAACGAGACGGGGAGCTACCCGGGCCAACCCTGGCTGTGGCTCTACCAGCTCTGGTACCACATCCCGGGGATCGACACCTCGGCCAACATCGACCTCATCGCCATCTACCTCACCGGCGCCGCGACCCTCCTGCTGCTCCTCGTACCCTTCATCCCGGGCCTGCGCGACCTCCCGCGCCTCGTGCCGATCCACCGCCTCGTCTGGCGCCACTACTACCGAGAGGCCGAGTCCCTCGGCGAACGCCGGCCGAGCTGA
- a CDS encoding tellurite resistance/C4-dicarboxylate transporter family protein — MTAGDPLAWLEGGSAPARPPAAPGAGRAGTVRRALDTLDPGYFAFVMASGIVSVGADLLGYPLLSQVVLGVTVAGFVLLTLAYGARLVWFRASVRRSLLDPTTAMAYFTVVAGSNVLAARVALGGHPLVALGLGAAGALVWLGLTYGLPWSIVVAARRPVLGELNGTWLVWVVATQSVAIVAAALAPGGPPAALRAALPAVAVCFWSVGAVLYLLLIGAIFLRLLLVEITPAEMGPAYWIAMGATAISVRAAAGILADAHVPGGAFVGELRPFLVGLSTVLWAFGTWWIPLLVLFGVWRYLLQGYPRTYEPRLWSVVFPLGMYTVASYTLGRAARLGFMVSLARVWFFVGLSAWAVVLVLMLAAGARALARRDGTARRRR, encoded by the coding sequence GTGACCGCCGGCGACCCCCTCGCCTGGCTCGAGGGCGGCAGCGCCCCTGCTCGGCCGCCGGCCGCGCCGGGCGCGGGGCGTGCTGGCACCGTGCGGCGCGCGCTCGACACGCTCGACCCCGGCTACTTCGCGTTCGTCATGGCGAGCGGGATCGTCTCCGTCGGCGCCGACCTCCTCGGGTACCCCCTTCTCTCGCAGGTCGTCCTCGGCGTCACGGTCGCCGGCTTCGTGCTCCTCACCCTCGCCTACGGCGCGCGCCTCGTCTGGTTTCGGGCGTCGGTGCGGCGCAGCCTCCTCGACCCGACGACCGCGATGGCCTACTTCACCGTGGTCGCCGGCTCGAACGTGCTCGCGGCGCGCGTCGCGCTCGGCGGGCACCCCCTCGTCGCCCTCGGCCTCGGTGCCGCGGGCGCGCTCGTCTGGCTCGGCCTCACCTACGGCCTGCCGTGGTCGATCGTGGTCGCCGCCCGACGGCCCGTCCTCGGCGAGCTGAACGGCACCTGGCTCGTCTGGGTCGTCGCCACCCAGTCCGTGGCCATCGTGGCCGCCGCGCTCGCGCCCGGGGGTCCCCCGGCCGCGCTGCGCGCCGCGCTTCCGGCGGTCGCGGTCTGCTTCTGGAGCGTCGGCGCCGTCCTCTACCTCCTCCTCATCGGCGCGATCTTCCTCCGCCTCCTGCTCGTCGAGATCACGCCGGCGGAGATGGGCCCGGCGTACTGGATCGCGATGGGGGCGACCGCCATCAGCGTGCGCGCCGCGGCGGGGATCCTCGCCGACGCGCACGTCCCGGGCGGGGCCTTCGTCGGCGAGCTGCGCCCCTTTCTCGTCGGGCTCTCGACCGTCCTGTGGGCCTTCGGCACCTGGTGGATACCGCTCCTCGTGCTGTTCGGGGTGTGGCGCTACCTCCTGCAGGGCTACCCCCGCACGTACGAGCCGCGCCTGTGGAGCGTCGTCTTCCCGCTCGGGATGTACACGGTGGCGTCCTACACGCTCGGGCGTGCCGCCAGGCTCGGGTTCATGGTCTCGCTGGCGAGGGTCTGGTTCTTCGTCGGGTTGTCGGCTTGGGCCGTCGTCCTCGTGCTGATGCTCGCCGCCGGGGCACGTGCCCTCGCGCGCCGCGACGGCACGGCACGTCGGCGCCGCTAG
- the narH gene encoding nitrate reductase subunit beta: MAQVCMVMNLDKCIGCHTCTVTCKQTWTNRPGTEYVYFNNVETKPGVGYPRHYEDQQRWKGGWELDRRGRLRLRAGGRLRRLATIFYNPDLPTIEDFHDPFTYDYARLIEAPAGTKAPSVSARSALTGLEMTPRWGANWEDDLAGAPERARDDPNLAALGERVRLDFESVFMFYLPRICEHCLNPSCVASCPSGAMYKRSEDGIVLVDQDRCRGWRFCVSGCPYKKVYFNHRTGKAEKCTFCFPRVEAGLPTICSETCVGRLRYLGLVLYDADAVTAAAASPDPADLYEAQLALFLDPADPAVAAEAERQGIPHDWVAAARRSPAYALIARHRVALPLHPEFRTLPMVWYVPPLSPVVDVAADRGDDGRDPTAVFAAIDALRIPLEYLASLLSAGRVGPVRDALRRLAAVRALMRARQLGRPPAVDLDAVGMSDADAEDLFRLLAIARYEDRYVVPPRTPRRAGVCSLSTPSPAARSALTRTLASRPRRARSSCATPPIRPRPSAATRSGASTCGCCPIRRSRRRRREAPGGGGPVRLRLGAPQLPGGGLRRGPRGGARRPRPPPGLAGARPARRCLRGARPPLPPRGAGRLRRHLRPATTLAPPHLLPLRRGARAGGRPRRDGRHLPVARPRARAGRTARLPPGAARAGGRVASWRHPPRRAPQRARGAERGPRPLGPVRRRARGAAGGSASAAPTRAARAPAGGEGRWRRRQGRAGGRTRSGVRRGDVSGLAGVTGFQLFWWVILPYVALATFVIGHVWRYRYDQFGWTSRSTQLQERRLLKWGSPLFHYATFAAIGGHVIGILVPERFTRAIGIPEAAYRWFAASAGTVAAAGVIAGVAILAGRRLFVARVRATTSAVDWVALVLLAIVIVLGIAETVGVGLLGSGYDYRESVSLWFRGLFVGNPDVRAVARAPLIYQVHATAAWAVLAVWPFSRLVHAWSYPVWYLWRPYVVYRSRVATRPNEPGTSGRRWRRIGVPY, from the coding sequence ATGGCGCAGGTGTGCATGGTGATGAACCTCGACAAGTGCATCGGGTGCCACACCTGCACGGTGACCTGCAAGCAGACGTGGACGAACCGGCCGGGGACCGAGTACGTCTACTTCAACAACGTCGAGACGAAGCCGGGCGTCGGCTACCCGAGGCACTACGAGGACCAGCAGCGCTGGAAGGGCGGGTGGGAGCTCGACCGAAGGGGGCGGCTGCGCCTGCGTGCCGGCGGGCGCCTGCGGCGGCTCGCGACGATCTTCTACAACCCGGACCTGCCGACGATCGAGGACTTCCACGACCCGTTCACCTACGACTACGCGCGCCTGATCGAGGCCCCCGCGGGGACGAAGGCACCGTCGGTCTCGGCCCGGTCGGCGCTGACCGGCCTCGAGATGACCCCGCGCTGGGGCGCGAACTGGGAGGACGACCTCGCCGGGGCGCCCGAGCGCGCGCGCGACGACCCGAACCTCGCTGCCCTCGGCGAGCGCGTCCGGCTCGACTTCGAGTCGGTGTTCATGTTCTACCTGCCGCGCATCTGCGAGCACTGCCTCAACCCCTCCTGCGTCGCCTCGTGCCCGTCGGGCGCGATGTACAAGCGGTCCGAGGACGGCATCGTCCTCGTCGACCAGGACCGCTGCCGAGGGTGGCGCTTCTGCGTCTCGGGGTGCCCGTACAAGAAGGTGTACTTCAACCACCGCACCGGCAAGGCGGAGAAGTGCACCTTCTGCTTCCCCCGCGTCGAGGCCGGACTTCCCACGATCTGCTCGGAGACCTGCGTCGGTCGGCTGCGCTACCTCGGGCTCGTCCTCTACGACGCCGATGCCGTGACCGCCGCTGCCGCGAGCCCCGACCCGGCCGACCTCTACGAGGCGCAGCTCGCGCTCTTCCTCGATCCGGCTGACCCCGCCGTCGCCGCCGAGGCGGAGCGTCAGGGGATCCCGCACGACTGGGTTGCGGCCGCCCGCCGCTCGCCTGCCTACGCGCTGATCGCCCGCCACCGGGTCGCGCTGCCGCTGCACCCGGAGTTCCGGACGCTGCCGATGGTGTGGTACGTGCCGCCGCTCTCGCCGGTCGTCGACGTCGCCGCCGACCGCGGCGACGACGGGCGAGACCCGACGGCGGTCTTCGCCGCCATCGACGCCTTGCGCATCCCGCTCGAGTACCTCGCCAGCCTGCTCAGCGCCGGGCGGGTCGGACCGGTGCGCGACGCGCTGCGACGCCTCGCGGCCGTGCGCGCCCTCATGCGGGCGCGCCAGCTCGGGCGTCCGCCGGCTGTCGATCTCGACGCCGTGGGCATGAGCGACGCGGATGCGGAGGACCTCTTCCGCCTGCTCGCCATCGCCCGCTACGAGGACCGCTACGTCGTGCCCCCGCGCACGCCGAGGAGGGCGGGCGTCTGCTCGCTCAGCACGCCCTCTCCGGCTGCGCGCTCGGCGCTGACGAGGACCCTCGCGTCGCGGCCACGCCGAGCCAGATCCTCGTGCGCGACCCCGCCGATCCGGCCGAGGCCCTCGGCCGCGACGAGGTCCGGCGCCTCCACCTGCGGGTGCTGCCCGATTCGCCGGAGCCGGAGGCGCCGGCGTGAGGCGCCGGGAGGCGGCGGTCCTGTTCGGCTGCGCCTCGGTGCTCCTCAGCTACCCGGAGGAGGGCTACGCCGAGGACCTCGGGGCGGTGCGAGGCGCCCTCGGCCGCCTCCCGGGCTCGCGGGCGCGCGCCCGGCTCGCCGCTGCCTGCGAGGCGCTCGCCCTCCGCTCCCTCCTCGAGGCGCAGGCCGACTACGTCGACACCTTCGACCTGCGACGACGCTCGCTCCACCTCACCTCCTACCGCTACGGCGAGGGGCGCGAGCGGGGGGCCGCCCTCGCCGAGATGGCCGGCACCTACCGGTCGCTCGGCCTCGCGCTCGCGCCGGGCGAACTGCCCGACTTCCTCCCGGCGCTGCTCGAGCTGGCGGCCGTGTCGCCAGTTGGCGCCACCCTCCTCGCCGAGCACCGCAGCGCGCTCGAGGCGCTGAGCGAGGACCTCGGCCCCTCGGGCCCGTACGCCGCCGCGCTCGAGGGGCTGCTGGAGGTTCTGCGTCCGCGGCGCCGACTCGGGCCGCTCGGGCGCCGGCGGGGGGCGAGGGCAGGTGGCGACGGCGCCAGGGCCGCGCCGGCGGTCGGACGCGGTCGGGCGTGCGCCGCGGCGACGTGAGCGGACTCGCCGGCGTCACCGGCTTCCAGCTGTTCTGGTGGGTGATCCTGCCGTACGTCGCGCTCGCCACCTTCGTGATCGGCCACGTCTGGCGCTACCGCTACGACCAGTTCGGCTGGACGAGCCGGTCCACCCAGCTCCAGGAGCGGCGCCTGCTGAAGTGGGGCTCCCCGTTGTTCCACTACGCGACGTTCGCCGCCATCGGCGGCCACGTCATCGGCATCCTCGTGCCCGAGCGTTTCACGCGCGCCATCGGGATCCCCGAGGCGGCCTACCGCTGGTTCGCCGCCTCGGCGGGCACCGTCGCGGCTGCCGGCGTGATCGCGGGCGTCGCGATCCTCGCGGGGCGCCGCCTCTTCGTCGCCCGTGTCCGCGCGACGACGTCCGCCGTCGACTGGGTGGCGCTCGTCCTGCTCGCCATCGTCATCGTGCTCGGGATCGCCGAGACCGTCGGCGTGGGGCTGCTCGGGAGCGGCTACGACTACCGCGAGAGCGTGTCGCTGTGGTTCCGGGGACTGTTCGTCGGCAACCCCGACGTGCGCGCGGTGGCCCGCGCCCCGCTCATCTACCAGGTGCACGCCACGGCCGCCTGGGCGGTGCTCGCCGTGTGGCCCTTCAGCCGCCTCGTGCACGCGTGGAGCTACCCGGTCTGGTACCTGTGGCGGCCGTACGTCGTCTACCGCAGCCGGGTCGCGACGCGCCCGAACGAACCGGGGACGAGCGGCCGGCGCTGGCGGCGCATCGGTGTGCCCTACTGA